The following are encoded in a window of Scophthalmus maximus strain ysfricsl-2021 chromosome 2, ASM2237912v1, whole genome shotgun sequence genomic DNA:
- the LOC118301476 gene encoding connector enhancer of kinase suppressor of ras 2 isoform X4: MALVMEPVSKWSSGQVVDWMKGLDDCLQQYIKTFEKEQVGGDQLLRITHQELEDLGVSRIGHQELVLEAVDLLCALNYGLETENLKTLSHKLNASAKNLQNFITGRRRSGHYDGRATRKLPNDFLTSVVDLIAAAKSLLAWLDRCSFFFRSPFAAVADYSMTRNNVIQLCLELTTIVQQDCSVYEAENKILHVCKTLSEVCDHIISLSSDPMVSQAAHLEVVQLPNIKSTEGLGMYIKSTYDGLHVITGTTEGSLADRCKKIHAGDEVIQVNHQTVVGWQLKNLVNLLRGDPAGVTLTLKKRPQSTLTSTPALLKNMRWKPLALQPIFPQSPGSSGATPTSTLSTPSRRSSCALQDLFIPPPPAEPYTPRDDKGNLPGDDPQSDLHVAEGSESPNSYLDQECGRRFPLVEEDAILYCYEYDQSQEVSSVRRGSTPTYENSLLRFASEDKAPAEDFLLGRSMSQNRRKTERGGSPTHYTLIPALQMEVSLSTSSSDSASLYHVFERSSMLSRSKKKSKAESPMSSISKRRISCRDLGHGDCEGWLWKKKDAKTYFSQKWKKYWFILKDTCLYWYMNEEDEKAEGFVSLSEFKIDRATECRRKFAFKACHPKIKTFYFAAENVDDMSRWLSRLSMAVAGFSEQEKIRQDQDYWSESDHDDMEMPSMPKQDSPPPPYDTFPRASSVSPYMEPKRGHLSSSDTFQSRSSHEEFHSEPHEGSMSNNSVSPGQKTSSHRNSWHDQMESNTRMHYLQTFPVEESLLSDDRDHLPMEYRRQSTLPAPRSLLQEQYRALPLPLRASMDSEAGGKPRSFTLPRDSGLHAILTATAAVSDPRETQHYQRDRVRDTGHGRDCRMQADSLGDLYRALEQTSLSSSADHRSASRLEYKRSFVRRVNDPLLNDKLHRLRILHSSLKNVPLQDTNRSLGFLG, encoded by the exons ATGGCACTGGTGATGGAGCCCGTGAGCAAGTGGAGCTCCGGTCAAGTGGTCGACTGGATGAAAG GCCTGGACGACTGCCTGCAGCAGTACATCAAGACCTTTGAGAAGGAGCAAGTAGGGGGGGACCAGCTGCTGCGCATCACCCACCAGGAGCTGGAGGATTTGGGAGTGTCCAGAATCGGCCACCAGGAGCTCGTACTGGAAGCTGTGGACTTGCTCTGTGCGCTG aaTTATGGGCTGGAGACTGAGAATCTGAAGACACTATCTCATAAGCTCAATGCATCTGCCAAGAACCTGCAGAACTTCATCACGGGCAGGCGGCGCAGCGGCCATTACGACGGCCGAGCCACCCGCAAGCTGCCCAATGACTTTCTTACCTCGGTGGTGGACCTGATCGCTGCAGCCAAAAGCCTTCTGGCATGGCTGGACAG ATGCTCCTTCTTTTTCAGGTCCCCATTTGCTGCAGTGGCGGATTACTCCATGACCAGGAACAATGTGATCCAGCTGTGTCTGGAGCTCACAACAATTGTACAGCAG GACTGCTCTGTGTACGAAGCTGAAAACAAAATCCTGCATGTG TGTAAAACTCTATCTGAAGTTTGCGACCACATTATCTCTCTGTCCTCGGATCCCATGGTGTCCCAGGCTGCACATTTGGAGGTTGTGCAGCTACCCAACATAAAGTCCACTGAAGGCCTG GGCATGTATATCAAATCAACGTATGATGGTTTGCATGTGATCACCGGGACGACAGAGGGA TCCCTGGCTGACCGCTGTAAGAAAATCCATGCCGGAGATGAAGTCATTCAGGTTAATCATCAGACAGTG GTGGGCTGGCAGTTGAAGAACTTGGTGAACTTGCTGCGTGGCGACCCTGCCGGCGTCACCCTGACGCTGAAGAAACGCCCGCAGAGCACGCTCACCTCAACCCCTGCTCTGCTCAAAAACATGAGGTGGAAACCACTTGCTCTGCAG ccaaTCTTCCCTCAGAGCCCCGGCAGCAGTGGCGCCACGCCCACCAGCACTTTAAGCACGCCATCCAGGAGGAGTAGCTGTGCCCTGCAGGACCTCTTTATACCCCCACCTCCAGCAGAGCCATACACCCCCAG AGACGACAAAGGGAATCTGCCGGGTGACGATCCTCAATCGGACCTCCATGTCGCAGAGGGGTCTGAGTCACCAAACTCCTACCTGGACCAGGAGTGTGGGCGGCGCTTccctctggtggaggaggatgcTATACTCTACTGTTACGAGTATGACCAGAGCCAAGAGGTGTCATCAGTCCGCAGGGGGAGCACTCCCACCTATG AAAACTCCTTGCTGCGTTTTGCGAGCGAGGATAAAGCGCCAGCAGAGGACTTCCTGCTGGGACGCAGCATGAGTCAGAACAGGAGGAAGACAGAGCGAGGAGGGAGCCCCACCCATTACACGCTCATACCCGCCCTCCAGATGGAAGTTTCCCTGTCCACATCCAGCTCGGACTCTGCCTCGCTCTACCAT GTGTTTGAGCGATCCTCGATGTTGTCAAGgtcaaagaagaagagtaaaG CTGAGAGCCCCATGTCTTCCATCAGTAAGCGGCGGATATCCTGCAGGGACTTGGGTCATGGGGACTGCGAGGGCTGGCTGTGGAAAAAGAAGGAtgctaaaacatatttttcacagAAGTGGAAGAAGTACTGGTTCATCCTGAAAGACACATGCCTGTACTGGTACATGAATGAGGAG GATGAGAAAGCCGAGGGCTTCGTCAGCCTCTCAGAGTTCAAGATTGATCGAGCCACTGAGTGCAGGAGGAAGTT TGCCTTCAAGGCTTGCCATCCGAAGATAAAAACCTTCTACTTTGCAGCGGAAAATGTAGACGACATGTCCCG GTGGCTGAGTCGTCTCAGCATGGCAGTGGCAGGCTTCTCCGAGCAGGAGAAAATTCGGCAGGACCAAG attACTGGAGTGAGAGTGATCATGACGACATGGAAATGCCCTCGATGCCAAAGCAGGACAGTCCGCCGCCACCGTATGACACTTTCCCAAGAGCATCCTCG GTGAGTCCATACATGGAACCAAAACGTggccatctctcctcctctgacacgtTCCAGTCCCGTTCTTCTCATGAAGAGTTCCACTCGGAGCCGCACGAGGGCAGCATGAGCAACAACAGCGTCTCCCCTGGGCAGAAGACGAGCAGCCATCGAAACTCGTGGCACGACCAGATGGAGAGCAACACAAGGATGCACTACCTCCAGACGTTTCCCGTAGAGGAATCCCTGTTGTCGGATGACAGGGACCACTTGCCGATGGAGTACCGCAGGCAGTCCACCCTGCCTGCGCCACGCAGCCTGCTGCAGGAACAATACAGAGCCCTGCCTCTGCCCCTAAGAGCCAGTATGGATTCAGAGGCGGGAGGCAAACCCCGCAGTTTCACGCTACCCAGGGACAGCGGGCTCCACGCCATTCTGACCGCCACTGCCGCTGTATCGGATCCGAGAGAGACCCAGCACTACCAGCGGGACCGGGTCAGAGACACAG
- the LOC118301476 gene encoding connector enhancer of kinase suppressor of ras 2 isoform X1 → MALVMEPVSKWSSGQVVDWMKGLDDCLQQYIKTFEKEQVGGDQLLRITHQELEDLGVSRIGHQELVLEAVDLLCALNYGLETENLKTLSHKLNASAKNLQNFITGRRRSGHYDGRATRKLPNDFLTSVVDLIAAAKSLLAWLDRCSFFFRSPFAAVADYSMTRNNVIQLCLELTTIVQQDCSVYEAENKILHVCKTLSEVCDHIISLSSDPMVSQAAHLEVVQLPNIKSTEGLGMYIKSTYDGLHVITGTTEGSLADRCKKIHAGDEVIQVNHQTVVGWQLKNLVNLLRGDPAGVTLTLKKRPQSTLTSTPALLKNMRWKPLALQPIFPQSPGSSGATPTSTLSTPSRRSSCALQDLFIPPPPAEPYTPRDDKGNLPGDDPQSDLHVAEGSESPNSYLDQECGRRFPLVEEDAILYCYEYDQSQEVSSVRRGSTPTYGRLRPISMPVEYNWVGDNEDLAKLKRESRRENSLLRFASEDKAPAEDFLLGRSMSQNRRKTERGGSPTHYTLIPALQMEVSLSTSSSDSASLYHVFERSSMLSRSKKKSKAESPMSSISKRRISCRDLGHGDCEGWLWKKKDAKTYFSQKWKKYWFILKDTCLYWYMNEEDEKAEGFVSLSEFKIDRATECRRKFAFKACHPKIKTFYFAAENVDDMSRWLSRLSMAVAGFSEQEKIRQDQDYWSESDHDDMEMPSMPKQDSPPPPYDTFPRASSVSPYMEPKRGHLSSSDTFQSRSSHEEFHSEPHEGSMSNNSVSPGQKTSSHRNSWHDQMESNTRMHYLQTFPVEESLLSDDRDHLPMEYRRQSTLPAPRSLLQEQYRALPLPLRASMDSEAGGKPRSFTLPRDSGLHAILTATAAVSDPRETQHYQRDRVRDTGHGRDCRMQADSLGDLYRALEQTSLSSSADHRSASRLEYKRSFVRRVNDPLLNDKLHRLRILHSSLKNVPLQDTNRSLGFLG, encoded by the exons ATGGCACTGGTGATGGAGCCCGTGAGCAAGTGGAGCTCCGGTCAAGTGGTCGACTGGATGAAAG GCCTGGACGACTGCCTGCAGCAGTACATCAAGACCTTTGAGAAGGAGCAAGTAGGGGGGGACCAGCTGCTGCGCATCACCCACCAGGAGCTGGAGGATTTGGGAGTGTCCAGAATCGGCCACCAGGAGCTCGTACTGGAAGCTGTGGACTTGCTCTGTGCGCTG aaTTATGGGCTGGAGACTGAGAATCTGAAGACACTATCTCATAAGCTCAATGCATCTGCCAAGAACCTGCAGAACTTCATCACGGGCAGGCGGCGCAGCGGCCATTACGACGGCCGAGCCACCCGCAAGCTGCCCAATGACTTTCTTACCTCGGTGGTGGACCTGATCGCTGCAGCCAAAAGCCTTCTGGCATGGCTGGACAG ATGCTCCTTCTTTTTCAGGTCCCCATTTGCTGCAGTGGCGGATTACTCCATGACCAGGAACAATGTGATCCAGCTGTGTCTGGAGCTCACAACAATTGTACAGCAG GACTGCTCTGTGTACGAAGCTGAAAACAAAATCCTGCATGTG TGTAAAACTCTATCTGAAGTTTGCGACCACATTATCTCTCTGTCCTCGGATCCCATGGTGTCCCAGGCTGCACATTTGGAGGTTGTGCAGCTACCCAACATAAAGTCCACTGAAGGCCTG GGCATGTATATCAAATCAACGTATGATGGTTTGCATGTGATCACCGGGACGACAGAGGGA TCCCTGGCTGACCGCTGTAAGAAAATCCATGCCGGAGATGAAGTCATTCAGGTTAATCATCAGACAGTG GTGGGCTGGCAGTTGAAGAACTTGGTGAACTTGCTGCGTGGCGACCCTGCCGGCGTCACCCTGACGCTGAAGAAACGCCCGCAGAGCACGCTCACCTCAACCCCTGCTCTGCTCAAAAACATGAGGTGGAAACCACTTGCTCTGCAG ccaaTCTTCCCTCAGAGCCCCGGCAGCAGTGGCGCCACGCCCACCAGCACTTTAAGCACGCCATCCAGGAGGAGTAGCTGTGCCCTGCAGGACCTCTTTATACCCCCACCTCCAGCAGAGCCATACACCCCCAG AGACGACAAAGGGAATCTGCCGGGTGACGATCCTCAATCGGACCTCCATGTCGCAGAGGGGTCTGAGTCACCAAACTCCTACCTGGACCAGGAGTGTGGGCGGCGCTTccctctggtggaggaggatgcTATACTCTACTGTTACGAGTATGACCAGAGCCAAGAGGTGTCATCAGTCCGCAGGGGGAGCACTCCCACCTATG GCAGGCTCAGGCCCATCTCAATGCCAGTTGAATATAACTGGGTGGGAGACAACGAAGACCTGGCCaagctgaagagagagagcaggagag AAAACTCCTTGCTGCGTTTTGCGAGCGAGGATAAAGCGCCAGCAGAGGACTTCCTGCTGGGACGCAGCATGAGTCAGAACAGGAGGAAGACAGAGCGAGGAGGGAGCCCCACCCATTACACGCTCATACCCGCCCTCCAGATGGAAGTTTCCCTGTCCACATCCAGCTCGGACTCTGCCTCGCTCTACCAT GTGTTTGAGCGATCCTCGATGTTGTCAAGgtcaaagaagaagagtaaaG CTGAGAGCCCCATGTCTTCCATCAGTAAGCGGCGGATATCCTGCAGGGACTTGGGTCATGGGGACTGCGAGGGCTGGCTGTGGAAAAAGAAGGAtgctaaaacatatttttcacagAAGTGGAAGAAGTACTGGTTCATCCTGAAAGACACATGCCTGTACTGGTACATGAATGAGGAG GATGAGAAAGCCGAGGGCTTCGTCAGCCTCTCAGAGTTCAAGATTGATCGAGCCACTGAGTGCAGGAGGAAGTT TGCCTTCAAGGCTTGCCATCCGAAGATAAAAACCTTCTACTTTGCAGCGGAAAATGTAGACGACATGTCCCG GTGGCTGAGTCGTCTCAGCATGGCAGTGGCAGGCTTCTCCGAGCAGGAGAAAATTCGGCAGGACCAAG attACTGGAGTGAGAGTGATCATGACGACATGGAAATGCCCTCGATGCCAAAGCAGGACAGTCCGCCGCCACCGTATGACACTTTCCCAAGAGCATCCTCG GTGAGTCCATACATGGAACCAAAACGTggccatctctcctcctctgacacgtTCCAGTCCCGTTCTTCTCATGAAGAGTTCCACTCGGAGCCGCACGAGGGCAGCATGAGCAACAACAGCGTCTCCCCTGGGCAGAAGACGAGCAGCCATCGAAACTCGTGGCACGACCAGATGGAGAGCAACACAAGGATGCACTACCTCCAGACGTTTCCCGTAGAGGAATCCCTGTTGTCGGATGACAGGGACCACTTGCCGATGGAGTACCGCAGGCAGTCCACCCTGCCTGCGCCACGCAGCCTGCTGCAGGAACAATACAGAGCCCTGCCTCTGCCCCTAAGAGCCAGTATGGATTCAGAGGCGGGAGGCAAACCCCGCAGTTTCACGCTACCCAGGGACAGCGGGCTCCACGCCATTCTGACCGCCACTGCCGCTGTATCGGATCCGAGAGAGACCCAGCACTACCAGCGGGACCGGGTCAGAGACACAG
- the LOC118301476 gene encoding connector enhancer of kinase suppressor of ras 2 isoform X2, with the protein MALVMEPVSKWSSGQVVDWMKGLDDCLQQYIKTFEKEQVGGDQLLRITHQELEDLGVSRIGHQELVLEAVDLLCALNYGLETENLKTLSHKLNASAKNLQNFITGRRRSGHYDGRATRKLPNDFLTSVVDLIAAAKSLLAWLDRCSFFFRSPFAAVADYSMTRNNVIQLCLELTTIVQQDCSVYEAENKILHVCKTLSEVCDHIISLSSDPMVSQAAHLEVVQLPNIKSTEGLGMYIKSTYDGLHVITGTTEGSLADRCKKIHAGDEVIQVNHQTVVGWQLKNLVNLLRGDPAGVTLTLKKRPQSTLTSTPALLKNMRWKPLALQSPGSSGATPTSTLSTPSRRSSCALQDLFIPPPPAEPYTPRDDKGNLPGDDPQSDLHVAEGSESPNSYLDQECGRRFPLVEEDAILYCYEYDQSQEVSSVRRGSTPTYGRLRPISMPVEYNWVGDNEDLAKLKRESRRENSLLRFASEDKAPAEDFLLGRSMSQNRRKTERGGSPTHYTLIPALQMEVSLSTSSSDSASLYHVFERSSMLSRSKKKSKAESPMSSISKRRISCRDLGHGDCEGWLWKKKDAKTYFSQKWKKYWFILKDTCLYWYMNEEDEKAEGFVSLSEFKIDRATECRRKFAFKACHPKIKTFYFAAENVDDMSRWLSRLSMAVAGFSEQEKIRQDQDYWSESDHDDMEMPSMPKQDSPPPPYDTFPRASSVSPYMEPKRGHLSSSDTFQSRSSHEEFHSEPHEGSMSNNSVSPGQKTSSHRNSWHDQMESNTRMHYLQTFPVEESLLSDDRDHLPMEYRRQSTLPAPRSLLQEQYRALPLPLRASMDSEAGGKPRSFTLPRDSGLHAILTATAAVSDPRETQHYQRDRVRDTGHGRDCRMQADSLGDLYRALEQTSLSSSADHRSASRLEYKRSFVRRVNDPLLNDKLHRLRILHSSLKNVPLQDTNRSLGFLG; encoded by the exons ATGGCACTGGTGATGGAGCCCGTGAGCAAGTGGAGCTCCGGTCAAGTGGTCGACTGGATGAAAG GCCTGGACGACTGCCTGCAGCAGTACATCAAGACCTTTGAGAAGGAGCAAGTAGGGGGGGACCAGCTGCTGCGCATCACCCACCAGGAGCTGGAGGATTTGGGAGTGTCCAGAATCGGCCACCAGGAGCTCGTACTGGAAGCTGTGGACTTGCTCTGTGCGCTG aaTTATGGGCTGGAGACTGAGAATCTGAAGACACTATCTCATAAGCTCAATGCATCTGCCAAGAACCTGCAGAACTTCATCACGGGCAGGCGGCGCAGCGGCCATTACGACGGCCGAGCCACCCGCAAGCTGCCCAATGACTTTCTTACCTCGGTGGTGGACCTGATCGCTGCAGCCAAAAGCCTTCTGGCATGGCTGGACAG ATGCTCCTTCTTTTTCAGGTCCCCATTTGCTGCAGTGGCGGATTACTCCATGACCAGGAACAATGTGATCCAGCTGTGTCTGGAGCTCACAACAATTGTACAGCAG GACTGCTCTGTGTACGAAGCTGAAAACAAAATCCTGCATGTG TGTAAAACTCTATCTGAAGTTTGCGACCACATTATCTCTCTGTCCTCGGATCCCATGGTGTCCCAGGCTGCACATTTGGAGGTTGTGCAGCTACCCAACATAAAGTCCACTGAAGGCCTG GGCATGTATATCAAATCAACGTATGATGGTTTGCATGTGATCACCGGGACGACAGAGGGA TCCCTGGCTGACCGCTGTAAGAAAATCCATGCCGGAGATGAAGTCATTCAGGTTAATCATCAGACAGTG GTGGGCTGGCAGTTGAAGAACTTGGTGAACTTGCTGCGTGGCGACCCTGCCGGCGTCACCCTGACGCTGAAGAAACGCCCGCAGAGCACGCTCACCTCAACCCCTGCTCTGCTCAAAAACATGAGGTGGAAACCACTTGCTCTGCAG AGCCCCGGCAGCAGTGGCGCCACGCCCACCAGCACTTTAAGCACGCCATCCAGGAGGAGTAGCTGTGCCCTGCAGGACCTCTTTATACCCCCACCTCCAGCAGAGCCATACACCCCCAG AGACGACAAAGGGAATCTGCCGGGTGACGATCCTCAATCGGACCTCCATGTCGCAGAGGGGTCTGAGTCACCAAACTCCTACCTGGACCAGGAGTGTGGGCGGCGCTTccctctggtggaggaggatgcTATACTCTACTGTTACGAGTATGACCAGAGCCAAGAGGTGTCATCAGTCCGCAGGGGGAGCACTCCCACCTATG GCAGGCTCAGGCCCATCTCAATGCCAGTTGAATATAACTGGGTGGGAGACAACGAAGACCTGGCCaagctgaagagagagagcaggagag AAAACTCCTTGCTGCGTTTTGCGAGCGAGGATAAAGCGCCAGCAGAGGACTTCCTGCTGGGACGCAGCATGAGTCAGAACAGGAGGAAGACAGAGCGAGGAGGGAGCCCCACCCATTACACGCTCATACCCGCCCTCCAGATGGAAGTTTCCCTGTCCACATCCAGCTCGGACTCTGCCTCGCTCTACCAT GTGTTTGAGCGATCCTCGATGTTGTCAAGgtcaaagaagaagagtaaaG CTGAGAGCCCCATGTCTTCCATCAGTAAGCGGCGGATATCCTGCAGGGACTTGGGTCATGGGGACTGCGAGGGCTGGCTGTGGAAAAAGAAGGAtgctaaaacatatttttcacagAAGTGGAAGAAGTACTGGTTCATCCTGAAAGACACATGCCTGTACTGGTACATGAATGAGGAG GATGAGAAAGCCGAGGGCTTCGTCAGCCTCTCAGAGTTCAAGATTGATCGAGCCACTGAGTGCAGGAGGAAGTT TGCCTTCAAGGCTTGCCATCCGAAGATAAAAACCTTCTACTTTGCAGCGGAAAATGTAGACGACATGTCCCG GTGGCTGAGTCGTCTCAGCATGGCAGTGGCAGGCTTCTCCGAGCAGGAGAAAATTCGGCAGGACCAAG attACTGGAGTGAGAGTGATCATGACGACATGGAAATGCCCTCGATGCCAAAGCAGGACAGTCCGCCGCCACCGTATGACACTTTCCCAAGAGCATCCTCG GTGAGTCCATACATGGAACCAAAACGTggccatctctcctcctctgacacgtTCCAGTCCCGTTCTTCTCATGAAGAGTTCCACTCGGAGCCGCACGAGGGCAGCATGAGCAACAACAGCGTCTCCCCTGGGCAGAAGACGAGCAGCCATCGAAACTCGTGGCACGACCAGATGGAGAGCAACACAAGGATGCACTACCTCCAGACGTTTCCCGTAGAGGAATCCCTGTTGTCGGATGACAGGGACCACTTGCCGATGGAGTACCGCAGGCAGTCCACCCTGCCTGCGCCACGCAGCCTGCTGCAGGAACAATACAGAGCCCTGCCTCTGCCCCTAAGAGCCAGTATGGATTCAGAGGCGGGAGGCAAACCCCGCAGTTTCACGCTACCCAGGGACAGCGGGCTCCACGCCATTCTGACCGCCACTGCCGCTGTATCGGATCCGAGAGAGACCCAGCACTACCAGCGGGACCGGGTCAGAGACACAG
- the LOC118301476 gene encoding connector enhancer of kinase suppressor of ras 2 isoform X3 translates to MALVMEPVSKWSSGQVVDWMKGLDDCLQQYIKTFEKEQVGGDQLLRITHQELEDLGVSRIGHQELVLEAVDLLCALNYGLETENLKTLSHKLNASAKNLQNFITGRRRSGHYDGRATRKLPNDFLTSVVDLIAAAKSLLAWLDRSPFAAVADYSMTRNNVIQLCLELTTIVQQDCSVYEAENKILHVCKTLSEVCDHIISLSSDPMVSQAAHLEVVQLPNIKSTEGLGMYIKSTYDGLHVITGTTEGSLADRCKKIHAGDEVIQVNHQTVVGWQLKNLVNLLRGDPAGVTLTLKKRPQSTLTSTPALLKNMRWKPLALQPIFPQSPGSSGATPTSTLSTPSRRSSCALQDLFIPPPPAEPYTPRDDKGNLPGDDPQSDLHVAEGSESPNSYLDQECGRRFPLVEEDAILYCYEYDQSQEVSSVRRGSTPTYGRLRPISMPVEYNWVGDNEDLAKLKRESRRENSLLRFASEDKAPAEDFLLGRSMSQNRRKTERGGSPTHYTLIPALQMEVSLSTSSSDSASLYHVFERSSMLSRSKKKSKAESPMSSISKRRISCRDLGHGDCEGWLWKKKDAKTYFSQKWKKYWFILKDTCLYWYMNEEDEKAEGFVSLSEFKIDRATECRRKFAFKACHPKIKTFYFAAENVDDMSRWLSRLSMAVAGFSEQEKIRQDQDYWSESDHDDMEMPSMPKQDSPPPPYDTFPRASSVSPYMEPKRGHLSSSDTFQSRSSHEEFHSEPHEGSMSNNSVSPGQKTSSHRNSWHDQMESNTRMHYLQTFPVEESLLSDDRDHLPMEYRRQSTLPAPRSLLQEQYRALPLPLRASMDSEAGGKPRSFTLPRDSGLHAILTATAAVSDPRETQHYQRDRVRDTGHGRDCRMQADSLGDLYRALEQTSLSSSADHRSASRLEYKRSFVRRVNDPLLNDKLHRLRILHSSLKNVPLQDTNRSLGFLG, encoded by the exons ATGGCACTGGTGATGGAGCCCGTGAGCAAGTGGAGCTCCGGTCAAGTGGTCGACTGGATGAAAG GCCTGGACGACTGCCTGCAGCAGTACATCAAGACCTTTGAGAAGGAGCAAGTAGGGGGGGACCAGCTGCTGCGCATCACCCACCAGGAGCTGGAGGATTTGGGAGTGTCCAGAATCGGCCACCAGGAGCTCGTACTGGAAGCTGTGGACTTGCTCTGTGCGCTG aaTTATGGGCTGGAGACTGAGAATCTGAAGACACTATCTCATAAGCTCAATGCATCTGCCAAGAACCTGCAGAACTTCATCACGGGCAGGCGGCGCAGCGGCCATTACGACGGCCGAGCCACCCGCAAGCTGCCCAATGACTTTCTTACCTCGGTGGTGGACCTGATCGCTGCAGCCAAAAGCCTTCTGGCATGGCTGGACAG GTCCCCATTTGCTGCAGTGGCGGATTACTCCATGACCAGGAACAATGTGATCCAGCTGTGTCTGGAGCTCACAACAATTGTACAGCAG GACTGCTCTGTGTACGAAGCTGAAAACAAAATCCTGCATGTG TGTAAAACTCTATCTGAAGTTTGCGACCACATTATCTCTCTGTCCTCGGATCCCATGGTGTCCCAGGCTGCACATTTGGAGGTTGTGCAGCTACCCAACATAAAGTCCACTGAAGGCCTG GGCATGTATATCAAATCAACGTATGATGGTTTGCATGTGATCACCGGGACGACAGAGGGA TCCCTGGCTGACCGCTGTAAGAAAATCCATGCCGGAGATGAAGTCATTCAGGTTAATCATCAGACAGTG GTGGGCTGGCAGTTGAAGAACTTGGTGAACTTGCTGCGTGGCGACCCTGCCGGCGTCACCCTGACGCTGAAGAAACGCCCGCAGAGCACGCTCACCTCAACCCCTGCTCTGCTCAAAAACATGAGGTGGAAACCACTTGCTCTGCAG ccaaTCTTCCCTCAGAGCCCCGGCAGCAGTGGCGCCACGCCCACCAGCACTTTAAGCACGCCATCCAGGAGGAGTAGCTGTGCCCTGCAGGACCTCTTTATACCCCCACCTCCAGCAGAGCCATACACCCCCAG AGACGACAAAGGGAATCTGCCGGGTGACGATCCTCAATCGGACCTCCATGTCGCAGAGGGGTCTGAGTCACCAAACTCCTACCTGGACCAGGAGTGTGGGCGGCGCTTccctctggtggaggaggatgcTATACTCTACTGTTACGAGTATGACCAGAGCCAAGAGGTGTCATCAGTCCGCAGGGGGAGCACTCCCACCTATG GCAGGCTCAGGCCCATCTCAATGCCAGTTGAATATAACTGGGTGGGAGACAACGAAGACCTGGCCaagctgaagagagagagcaggagag AAAACTCCTTGCTGCGTTTTGCGAGCGAGGATAAAGCGCCAGCAGAGGACTTCCTGCTGGGACGCAGCATGAGTCAGAACAGGAGGAAGACAGAGCGAGGAGGGAGCCCCACCCATTACACGCTCATACCCGCCCTCCAGATGGAAGTTTCCCTGTCCACATCCAGCTCGGACTCTGCCTCGCTCTACCAT GTGTTTGAGCGATCCTCGATGTTGTCAAGgtcaaagaagaagagtaaaG CTGAGAGCCCCATGTCTTCCATCAGTAAGCGGCGGATATCCTGCAGGGACTTGGGTCATGGGGACTGCGAGGGCTGGCTGTGGAAAAAGAAGGAtgctaaaacatatttttcacagAAGTGGAAGAAGTACTGGTTCATCCTGAAAGACACATGCCTGTACTGGTACATGAATGAGGAG GATGAGAAAGCCGAGGGCTTCGTCAGCCTCTCAGAGTTCAAGATTGATCGAGCCACTGAGTGCAGGAGGAAGTT TGCCTTCAAGGCTTGCCATCCGAAGATAAAAACCTTCTACTTTGCAGCGGAAAATGTAGACGACATGTCCCG GTGGCTGAGTCGTCTCAGCATGGCAGTGGCAGGCTTCTCCGAGCAGGAGAAAATTCGGCAGGACCAAG attACTGGAGTGAGAGTGATCATGACGACATGGAAATGCCCTCGATGCCAAAGCAGGACAGTCCGCCGCCACCGTATGACACTTTCCCAAGAGCATCCTCG GTGAGTCCATACATGGAACCAAAACGTggccatctctcctcctctgacacgtTCCAGTCCCGTTCTTCTCATGAAGAGTTCCACTCGGAGCCGCACGAGGGCAGCATGAGCAACAACAGCGTCTCCCCTGGGCAGAAGACGAGCAGCCATCGAAACTCGTGGCACGACCAGATGGAGAGCAACACAAGGATGCACTACCTCCAGACGTTTCCCGTAGAGGAATCCCTGTTGTCGGATGACAGGGACCACTTGCCGATGGAGTACCGCAGGCAGTCCACCCTGCCTGCGCCACGCAGCCTGCTGCAGGAACAATACAGAGCCCTGCCTCTGCCCCTAAGAGCCAGTATGGATTCAGAGGCGGGAGGCAAACCCCGCAGTTTCACGCTACCCAGGGACAGCGGGCTCCACGCCATTCTGACCGCCACTGCCGCTGTATCGGATCCGAGAGAGACCCAGCACTACCAGCGGGACCGGGTCAGAGACACAG